One stretch of Pseudomonas sp. NC02 DNA includes these proteins:
- a CDS encoding GNAT family N-acetyltransferase produces MDVEWAHAIEAAESEYLCSRVESLSRVSGNPFGARVFFNGAFPCFQVKATPSLMFNRIYGDSTGNPLSLLSLLKESAEYSTVTPLIGKASTLEQFAFVGEERFERLRGWTHLQLACPIEDAVLTPQLFNIEEATSDSLPEFAAVHASGFHTKPEHRQLSQACFAGLMSNERLKIYVLKADGQVVAGALMYLATNGVAYLGTAATRKNARGLGYHGALISHRIEQAKKHGSLVIAATALPSSQSRRNLQRIGLAASHAQALYRLADG; encoded by the coding sequence ATGGATGTTGAATGGGCGCATGCCATCGAAGCCGCAGAAAGCGAGTACTTGTGTTCCCGCGTTGAGAGCTTGTCGCGGGTTAGTGGAAATCCTTTTGGTGCTCGTGTGTTTTTCAATGGGGCCTTTCCGTGCTTTCAGGTGAAGGCAACACCTAGCCTGATGTTCAATCGTATCTACGGTGACAGCACCGGCAACCCCCTTTCACTGCTGAGCTTGCTCAAGGAGTCAGCGGAGTATTCAACAGTAACGCCCCTTATCGGGAAAGCCTCGACGTTGGAGCAATTCGCTTTTGTGGGTGAGGAGCGATTCGAGCGTTTGAGGGGGTGGACGCATCTGCAGCTTGCGTGCCCCATCGAGGATGCGGTGTTGACCCCCCAATTATTCAACATCGAAGAGGCCACTTCAGACTCTCTCCCGGAGTTCGCGGCAGTTCATGCGAGTGGCTTTCATACCAAGCCAGAGCATCGTCAGTTGAGCCAGGCTTGTTTTGCAGGACTGATGTCGAATGAACGCCTGAAAATCTACGTCCTTAAAGCTGATGGGCAAGTCGTTGCAGGCGCGTTGATGTACCTGGCCACCAATGGCGTTGCCTACCTGGGCACGGCTGCCACTCGAAAAAATGCACGAGGCTTGGGCTATCATGGAGCGCTGATATCTCACCGGATAGAGCAAGCAAAGAAGCACGGCAGCCTGGTGATTGCTGCAACTGCGCTTCCAAGTTCACAGAGTCGCCGTAATTTGCAGCGCATTGGGCTGGCGGCGTCTCATGCTCAGGCGCTGTACCGCTTGGCAGATGGTTGA
- a CDS encoding methyl-accepting chemotaxis protein, which translates to MPAQARFIEHYRKADRIMLALIWLMTLFSLGLAFWHDTLLQALFIGGGTSVVLTLAYRVIGGTRLMRCALGVGLMVMAALHINQAQGVIESHFGIFALLAVLTFYRDWLPILVAAVTIAVHHVVFHALQHQGFPVFVMEHHGGWSMIFIHAFYVVMETVALLYLAVHSQTEAVESQEMLEKMLAVTTQFSGEAVKGSPEKVHVSLATRFDHFLTQITGLIDGVARDSHGLGQLGQELAHASGTLEKGARHQLAEIAQMTGSMQRMEDAMGHIAVHVEHAVEHAGQASQQIIRGQESVGRAQLEITQLATRLHDTNETVEGLAVQAEQIGSVLEVINSIANQTNLLALNAAIEAARAGEQGRGFAVVADEVRSLAQRTAVSTQEIKTIIEGLQHGSRQAVEAMHDSRQGVERCVEDSQLAVEMLRAVGNDISQIDQLNGRIVSTTREQSTANVEIVGRLQSVQSIAQNTAQDVETLARSSERLPPIAVRLDALGRRFHQ; encoded by the coding sequence ATGCCTGCCCAAGCCCGTTTCATCGAGCACTACCGCAAAGCCGACCGCATCATGCTCGCCCTGATCTGGCTGATGACCCTCTTCTCCCTCGGCCTGGCGTTCTGGCACGACACGCTGCTTCAAGCGCTTTTCATAGGCGGCGGCACCAGCGTGGTGCTGACCCTGGCCTATCGCGTCATCGGCGGCACCCGCCTGATGCGTTGCGCCCTTGGCGTTGGGCTGATGGTGATGGCGGCGTTGCACATCAACCAGGCCCAGGGTGTCATCGAATCGCATTTCGGTATCTTCGCTCTGCTGGCGGTGCTGACGTTCTACCGCGACTGGCTGCCTATCCTGGTGGCCGCCGTCACCATCGCGGTGCATCACGTGGTGTTTCATGCGTTGCAGCATCAGGGTTTCCCGGTGTTTGTGATGGAGCATCACGGCGGCTGGAGCATGATTTTCATCCACGCGTTCTACGTGGTGATGGAGACGGTCGCCCTGCTCTACCTCGCGGTGCACAGCCAGACCGAAGCGGTAGAAAGCCAGGAAATGCTCGAAAAAATGCTCGCCGTCACCACGCAGTTCAGCGGTGAGGCCGTCAAGGGCAGTCCGGAAAAAGTGCATGTCTCCCTTGCCACCCGTTTCGATCACTTTCTGACCCAGATCACCGGCCTGATCGACGGCGTCGCCCGTGACTCCCACGGCCTCGGCCAACTCGGTCAGGAGCTGGCTCACGCCAGCGGCACCCTGGAAAAAGGCGCGCGCCACCAACTGGCGGAAATCGCCCAGATGACCGGTTCCATGCAGCGCATGGAAGATGCCATGGGCCATATCGCCGTGCACGTGGAGCATGCCGTCGAGCACGCGGGGCAAGCCAGCCAGCAGATCATCCGTGGCCAGGAAAGCGTCGGCCGCGCCCAGCTGGAAATCACTCAACTCGCCACCCGCCTCCACGACACTAACGAGACGGTCGAAGGGCTGGCCGTGCAAGCCGAACAGATCGGCTCGGTGCTGGAGGTGATCAACAGCATCGCCAACCAGACCAACCTGCTGGCCCTCAACGCCGCCATCGAAGCCGCCCGCGCGGGTGAGCAAGGGCGCGGGTTTGCCGTGGTCGCCGATGAGGTACGCAGCCTGGCGCAACGCACGGCGGTGTCGACCCAGGAGATCAAGACGATTATTGAAGGGTTGCAACACGGCAGCCGGCAAGCGGTAGAGGCCATGCACGACAGTCGCCAAGGCGTAGAGCGCTGCGTGGAGGACAGTCAGTTGGCGGTGGAGATGCTGCGGGCGGTGGGCAATGATATTTCGCAGATCGACCAGTTGAATGGGCGGATTGTGTCGACCACCCGTGAGCAATCCACGGCGAATGTGGAGATTGTCGGGCGGCTGCAGTCGGTGCAGAGCATCGCTCAGAATACGGCGCAGGATGTGGAGACGCTGGCCAGGAGCAGTGAGCGGTTACCGCCGATTGCGGTGCGGTTGGATGCGTTGGGGCGCCGGTTTCATCAGTGA
- a CDS encoding DUF6602 domain-containing protein translates to MDGKRIQDYWSSEVDALVRTYQQFETLIPAPQGAGAAHRGEDGRFVEDLLREYLTRHLPNGLEVLTGFILRPAVKTGESGKERKAEMDSHSKQLDIIIFDSGNYPVFQRFGNSVIVPPEGVVGVISVKKHLNDGDVKKECAALFEAATLCETLASNDRNDKVRGPYLAIVSVRSNIEKIKTDVLDWVFTSTQEAYAGQSGVTFDKLVGFIGALDEWSIFKRRPAKTLIEAEYVGFKHQHGESHLGLQFLLTGILSVFYDETRRNMRRPGYTAFPSGRAHDKKLGAVPCKLLR, encoded by the coding sequence ATGGACGGAAAGAGAATTCAGGATTACTGGTCTAGCGAGGTTGATGCGCTCGTCAGGACGTATCAACAATTTGAAACGCTTATCCCAGCGCCACAGGGAGCAGGTGCAGCGCATCGAGGCGAGGATGGAAGGTTTGTTGAAGACCTTCTACGCGAATACCTCACTCGCCATCTGCCAAATGGGTTGGAAGTACTCACGGGGTTCATCCTGCGACCTGCTGTAAAAACGGGGGAAAGTGGAAAAGAGCGGAAGGCTGAAATGGATTCACACTCAAAGCAACTTGATATTATTATTTTTGATTCAGGTAACTACCCGGTATTTCAACGTTTTGGAAATAGTGTAATTGTTCCGCCCGAAGGCGTGGTGGGAGTAATTTCCGTGAAGAAGCACTTAAACGACGGTGATGTAAAGAAAGAGTGCGCGGCTTTGTTCGAAGCCGCGACGCTTTGTGAAACTTTAGCTTCCAATGATAGAAATGATAAAGTGCGCGGTCCCTATCTTGCGATAGTCTCAGTAAGATCTAATATCGAAAAGATAAAAACAGACGTTTTAGATTGGGTATTCACTAGTACGCAGGAAGCTTACGCGGGTCAGTCTGGCGTCACCTTTGATAAGTTAGTCGGATTTATCGGAGCACTTGATGAATGGAGCATTTTCAAACGGCGCCCAGCTAAGACACTGATTGAGGCAGAGTATGTTGGATTTAAGCATCAGCATGGAGAGTCCCATCTCGGGCTACAATTTCTTTTAACTGGAATACTCAGCGTCTTTTATGACGAAACGCGCCGAAATATGAGAAGGCCAGGCTATACCGCTTTTCCATCCGGACGCGCGCACGACAAGAAATTGGGAGCAGTCCCTTGCAAGCTTTTACGTTAA
- a CDS encoding Ltp family lipoprotein produces MNFLKVILAVTFFAAAPSWAGDLTGPQNNAVKSAKQYLSMTGFSRNGLIHQLSSDAGEGFDVSDATIAVDSMNIDWNQQAVRSAKQYLNMMGFSCKGLIKQLSSSAGEKYTVDQATYGAKHADGC; encoded by the coding sequence ATGAATTTTTTGAAAGTAATATTGGCTGTCACTTTTTTTGCTGCTGCCCCCTCATGGGCTGGAGATTTGACTGGGCCTCAAAATAATGCAGTCAAATCAGCGAAGCAGTATCTCAGCATGACGGGCTTCTCACGCAATGGGCTTATTCATCAGCTTTCATCTGATGCTGGAGAGGGTTTCGACGTTTCTGACGCTACGATAGCAGTGGATAGCATGAACATTGACTGGAACCAGCAGGCGGTGAGGTCTGCGAAGCAGTATCTCAATATGATGGGCTTCTCGTGCAAAGGCCTCATTAAGCAACTTTCCTCGAGTGCTGGAGAAAAATACACTGTGGACCAAGCAACCTACGGCGCAAAACATGCAGATGGTTGCTGA
- a CDS encoding nucleotidyltransferase domain-containing protein, with product MERLQPRGIDADGYILTVSNVETQPQFQALLTDVCMTLARPEPLLDGIYLYGSVARGDAVPGFSDLDLTLILHSPPTSQDLEMLESKRRTLESRHAEVTKIDFDIGSRAEVLAPDNRLSWGYWLKHHCRCLWGDDLTQRFDRFKPSRAIAIAVNGDFESVLTRYADLIDQATTPTQSLRLQREASRKLIRSTQVLRSEQDLMWPQTLEELVEQFVQHYPSMRMQISFFLSQARNPDAKPKKFTTQLHDFLTWMATQTG from the coding sequence ATGGAACGACTCCAACCTCGTGGCATTGATGCGGACGGTTATATCCTCACCGTGTCCAACGTCGAGACGCAGCCACAGTTTCAGGCTTTGCTGACGGACGTTTGCATGACGCTCGCGCGGCCGGAACCTCTGCTGGACGGGATTTATCTTTATGGCAGTGTCGCGAGAGGCGACGCCGTGCCGGGGTTTTCTGACCTTGACCTAACCCTTATTCTGCACAGCCCACCTACGTCGCAGGATCTGGAAATGCTGGAGTCGAAAAGGCGCACGCTGGAAAGTCGGCATGCCGAAGTCACCAAGATCGATTTCGATATCGGTAGTCGTGCTGAAGTATTGGCACCTGACAATCGATTGAGCTGGGGGTATTGGCTCAAGCATCACTGTCGTTGCTTATGGGGCGATGATCTGACCCAACGCTTCGACCGGTTCAAGCCGTCGCGCGCTATCGCCATTGCCGTGAATGGTGACTTTGAATCCGTGCTGACCCGGTATGCCGACCTTATCGACCAGGCGACCACACCGACGCAATCGCTACGCTTGCAGCGAGAAGCTTCGCGCAAACTCATCCGGTCAACTCAAGTGCTTCGCTCTGAACAGGACCTGATGTGGCCGCAAACACTGGAAGAGCTTGTCGAGCAGTTTGTTCAGCATTACCCGAGTATGAGAATGCAGATCTCTTTTTTCTTGTCCCAGGCAAGAAACCCGGATGCCAAGCCAAAGAAATTTACGACTCAGCTCCATGATTTTTTGACCTGGATGGCTACACAAACCGGTTGA
- the yiaY gene encoding L-threonine dehydrogenase, with amino-acid sequence MSSTFFIPSVNMMGIGSLDEAMLAIRKYGFRKALIVTDAGLAKAGVAAKVAGLLAQQDIDSTLFDGAKPNPTVSNVEKGLELLARSDCDFIISLGGGSPHDCAKGIALCAANGGHISDYEGVDQSAKPQMPLIAINTTAGTASEMTRFCIITDEVRHVKMAIVDRNVTPLLSVNDPSLMAAMPKGLTAATGMDALTHAVEAYVSTAATPITDACALKAIELISANLRTAVAQGDNMTARENMAYAQFLAGMAFNNASLGYVHAMAHQLGGFYDLPHGVCNAILLPHVSSFNASVCPARFKDIAHAMGVETQQLDAEKGAAAAITAIRKLSADVGIPSGLVELGVKADDIPTLAANAMKDACGFTNPRPANQDEIEQIFHTAM; translated from the coding sequence ATGAGTAGCACCTTCTTCATTCCTTCCGTGAACATGATGGGCATTGGCAGCCTCGACGAGGCGATGCTCGCAATCCGCAAGTACGGATTCCGCAAAGCCTTGATCGTCACCGATGCCGGCCTGGCCAAAGCCGGCGTGGCGGCCAAGGTCGCCGGCCTGCTGGCCCAGCAAGACATCGACTCCACCCTGTTTGACGGCGCCAAACCGAATCCGACCGTCAGCAACGTGGAAAAGGGCCTTGAATTGCTGGCCCGCAGCGACTGTGATTTCATTATTTCCCTGGGCGGCGGTTCCCCCCATGACTGCGCCAAGGGCATTGCCCTGTGCGCCGCCAACGGTGGGCACATCAGCGACTACGAAGGCGTCGACCAATCCGCCAAACCACAAATGCCACTGATCGCCATCAACACCACCGCCGGCACGGCGAGTGAAATGACCCGTTTCTGCATCATCACCGACGAAGTCCGCCACGTGAAAATGGCCATCGTCGACCGCAACGTCACCCCCCTGTTATCCGTCAACGACCCCTCGCTGATGGCCGCCATGCCCAAAGGCCTGACCGCCGCCACCGGCATGGACGCACTGACCCACGCCGTCGAAGCCTACGTGTCGACGGCGGCCACGCCGATCACCGATGCCTGTGCACTCAAAGCCATCGAATTGATCTCGGCCAACCTGCGCACCGCCGTTGCCCAGGGTGACAACATGACCGCCCGGGAAAACATGGCCTACGCGCAATTCCTTGCCGGCATGGCCTTCAACAATGCTTCGCTGGGTTACGTGCACGCCATGGCGCACCAACTGGGCGGTTTCTACGACCTGCCTCACGGCGTGTGCAACGCGATCCTGCTGCCCCATGTGTCGAGCTTCAACGCCAGCGTATGTCCGGCCCGGTTTAAGGATATCGCTCATGCGATGGGGGTTGAGACTCAGCAACTGGATGCGGAGAAGGGTGCTGCGGCGGCTATCACGGCCATCCGTAAACTGTCTGCGGATGTGGGGATTCCGAGTGGGCTCGTTGAGCTGGGTGTGAAGGCTGACGATATTCCGACCCTGGCAGCCAATGCCATGAAAGATGCCTGCGGTTTTACCAATCCGCGTCCTGCCAATCAGGATGAGATTGAGCAGATTTTTCATACGGCGATGTGA
- a CDS encoding RES family NAD+ phosphorylase, producing the protein MREIFLDAFLEGEKTEATYICLECFKDDWLKGRADSLMEPRSCAVCGSVVSKAQTPSKIASIIRGPLQKHFNVDYGLYPGYEMSLNEVIGITIGCPSVEICNAIAQRLVNPDADDEDFYSVGQEYCRAPSPFESDDHCRWWVEGDWDAMSTQLIHGQRFFNDRVKSFFESLIFEALWSNREEEKGKPSAIKKLPAGSEFYRARIAKNLSDVHRFQANPEVELGAPPKDRAANNRMSPAGVPLIYLSGDSETCIAEVRPSIGDEIVLAKFISTEDLLFFDFTALDLLEHDPISLFSPSHEGRTQRRLLLTYLHELIARPVRNGDTDYVMTQALAEYIRFSRHKFDGVAFRSVQRSDGGINYVLFDKGTPERMHNPGWMPTFSLETSVQSVSIFKVKGLVYHCDVIKE; encoded by the coding sequence ATGAGAGAAATATTTCTAGATGCGTTTCTAGAAGGCGAAAAAACAGAAGCCACGTATATCTGCCTGGAGTGCTTCAAGGACGATTGGTTGAAGGGAAGGGCTGATTCTCTGATGGAGCCACGCTCGTGTGCTGTATGCGGTAGCGTCGTAAGCAAGGCCCAAACCCCGTCCAAAATTGCGAGCATCATTCGAGGTCCGCTCCAAAAACACTTTAACGTCGATTACGGGCTGTATCCGGGTTACGAGATGAGCCTGAATGAGGTAATTGGAATAACCATCGGGTGTCCGTCAGTCGAGATTTGCAATGCTATAGCCCAAAGACTAGTTAATCCCGATGCCGATGATGAGGATTTCTACTCTGTTGGGCAGGAGTACTGTAGAGCTCCCAGTCCATTTGAGTCTGACGACCATTGTCGATGGTGGGTCGAAGGTGACTGGGACGCAATGTCTACTCAGCTAATCCATGGTCAACGTTTTTTCAATGATAGGGTTAAGAGCTTTTTTGAGTCGCTTATTTTTGAAGCTCTCTGGTCTAATAGGGAGGAAGAAAAAGGTAAACCTTCGGCGATAAAAAAGCTTCCTGCCGGCAGCGAGTTTTACCGTGCTCGCATAGCTAAGAATTTGTCCGATGTACACCGTTTTCAAGCCAATCCTGAAGTTGAACTAGGGGCTCCACCTAAAGATCGTGCAGCGAACAATAGGATGAGCCCTGCTGGCGTACCGCTTATCTATTTATCAGGCGACTCCGAGACCTGTATAGCGGAAGTGCGACCTTCAATTGGCGATGAAATCGTCCTCGCGAAATTTATATCAACAGAAGACCTTTTGTTTTTTGACTTCACAGCCTTGGATTTACTAGAGCACGATCCAATAAGTCTGTTCAGTCCCAGCCATGAGGGCCGAACACAAAGAAGGCTGCTTCTAACTTATTTGCATGAGTTGATCGCACGCCCCGTTAGAAATGGGGATACAGATTATGTAATGACCCAAGCGCTTGCAGAGTACATTCGATTTTCTCGTCACAAGTTTGATGGTGTTGCATTTCGCTCTGTTCAGCGTAGCGATGGTGGAATTAACTATGTACTCTTCGATAAGGGTACTCCGGAACGCATGCATAACCCAGGTTGGATGCCAACGTTCAGTCTGGAAACTTCAGTGCAGTCAGTTTCAATATTTAAGGTGAAAGGATTAGTTTACCACTGTGATGTCATTAAAGAGTGA
- a CDS encoding ATP-dependent endonuclease yields the protein MQLIDQIEIAYFRSMYKDSLNNCADTNIIFGRNDSGKSNILRALNLFFNNHTSPDQGFNFSQDFNHSRRAEAGGEGDIRKFVYVKVWFNTPATWRPSLGKRFWVKKQWSISIGSDAQITSSIPEAKRHYLSRFLNKIRLYYIPAIKDRKIFESLQANIYKVISQNVEFSGSLLNFTNALRERTQGLSQQLLEDLNITSVVTTPKDLTDLFRSLDFETTSEAGDSYSLTLQRGDGVQVRHIAPILSFLAEHSSEDFHIWAFEEPENSLELANAIEEAERFRSFGQQSNKQIFLTSHSPAFFSLEQDDISRYFVTRSQTIEGRLNSSILKIGAPTDPLPSELMGETPHLPVISVYLRDAHLKILRQEEDRAELSEMLDAHNQSIIFVEGVSDVMIFTKAWEVLVGGEMPFRFESAGGTTKMESLARDGRVLSGLAPGRKIFALVDNDTEGRALYSNARLRGRGEWVQHNSNKVYWCRLPFTPEFERFMAQIGLPHTIWPGSLENFFSPAIRCRAVEAGALQLTNSPHAEVISAQHFSCIQPYLLPREDLNHFNILTTHEDSKIPFAEWIVNISEQEPEIFEPLRVVFEGVARLLGRD from the coding sequence ATGCAGTTAATTGACCAAATCGAGATTGCATATTTTAGATCGATGTATAAGGATAGTCTGAATAACTGCGCCGATACCAATATTATTTTTGGTAGAAATGATTCGGGTAAAAGCAATATACTCAGGGCGTTAAATCTTTTTTTCAATAACCATACTAGCCCTGATCAAGGTTTTAATTTTTCTCAGGATTTTAATCATTCTCGTAGAGCTGAAGCGGGCGGAGAAGGGGATATAAGAAAGTTTGTATATGTAAAAGTTTGGTTTAATACGCCGGCGACGTGGCGGCCGTCGCTAGGGAAACGCTTCTGGGTAAAAAAGCAATGGAGCATTTCGATTGGCTCTGACGCGCAAATAACCAGTTCTATTCCAGAAGCTAAACGTCACTATTTGTCGCGCTTTTTAAATAAAATTAGACTCTATTATATACCGGCGATTAAGGATCGAAAGATTTTTGAAAGTCTTCAGGCTAATATTTATAAAGTTATTTCGCAAAATGTAGAGTTTTCTGGCTCTTTGTTGAACTTCACTAATGCTTTGCGCGAGCGAACGCAAGGGTTAAGCCAGCAGCTACTTGAAGACCTAAATATTACAAGCGTAGTAACGACGCCGAAGGACCTGACGGACTTATTTCGCTCTCTCGACTTTGAAACTACCTCTGAGGCGGGCGACTCGTATAGTCTTACCTTACAGCGCGGTGACGGGGTGCAGGTTCGCCATATAGCCCCTATTCTGTCCTTCCTGGCTGAGCATAGCTCTGAGGACTTTCATATATGGGCATTCGAAGAACCAGAGAATTCTTTGGAACTGGCAAACGCAATTGAGGAGGCTGAGAGGTTTCGGTCCTTCGGGCAACAATCTAACAAACAAATATTTTTAACTAGTCATAGCCCCGCTTTTTTTTCACTAGAGCAAGATGATATTTCACGATACTTTGTAACACGCTCCCAAACGATTGAGGGGCGTCTTAATTCGTCAATACTTAAAATTGGAGCTCCCACCGATCCATTGCCTAGTGAGTTGATGGGTGAGACACCTCACCTTCCTGTGATCAGTGTCTATCTCCGAGACGCACATCTGAAAATACTTCGGCAAGAAGAGGATCGGGCTGAGTTGTCAGAGATGCTGGATGCGCATAATCAATCGATTATATTCGTCGAAGGTGTATCAGATGTGATGATTTTCACTAAAGCGTGGGAGGTACTCGTTGGTGGTGAAATGCCTTTTCGGTTTGAGTCTGCGGGTGGCACAACTAAGATGGAGAGCCTTGCTCGTGACGGGAGGGTTCTATCTGGATTAGCACCAGGAAGGAAAATATTTGCGCTTGTGGATAATGATACTGAAGGTCGAGCACTCTATAGCAATGCACGCCTTAGAGGCCGTGGAGAATGGGTTCAGCATAACTCCAATAAGGTCTATTGGTGTAGATTGCCTTTTACTCCGGAATTTGAGCGGTTTATGGCCCAAATTGGCTTGCCGCACACTATCTGGCCTGGAAGTCTTGAGAATTTTTTTAGCCCGGCGATACGATGCCGCGCTGTCGAAGCTGGAGCCTTGCAGCTCACCAATTCTCCCCATGCTGAGGTCATTTCAGCGCAGCATTTTTCTTGTATTCAGCCATATCTTTTACCGAGGGAGGATCTTAATCATTTCAACATCCTTACAACGCACGAAGATTCGAAGATTCCTTTCGCCGAGTGGATTGTTAACATCTCAGAGCAAGAGCCTGAAATTTTTGAGCCTCTACGCGTAGTGTTTGAAGGTGTAGCGCGACTCTTGGGAAGAGATTAA
- a CDS encoding DUF6124 family protein: protein MFKVTPNPPGTPDLKLNQAAQRALDHYLNPSSAKTAPPSGALFSVAADASSESLITNSYETFASVSALLLDLSDELSGKDRDVALAIHQLSEIGVLLVGKLMDREVPCS, encoded by the coding sequence ATGTTCAAGGTAACGCCGAATCCTCCGGGAACTCCCGATTTGAAACTCAACCAAGCCGCGCAACGTGCCTTGGATCACTATCTCAATCCCTCCTCCGCCAAGACCGCCCCGCCGTCGGGTGCGCTGTTCAGTGTGGCTGCTGATGCCAGCAGTGAAAGTCTGATTACCAATAGCTATGAAACCTTCGCCTCGGTCAGCGCGTTGCTGCTTGATCTATCGGATGAGCTGAGCGGGAAAGACCGTGATGTGGCGTTGGCGATTCACCAGCTTAGTGAGATAGGGGTGCTGTTGGTAGGGAAGCTGATGGATCGGGAGGTGCCTTGTAGCTGA
- a CDS encoding MFS transporter: protein MPSASRAPSGLPEHNQQTVLQQWLAILSVAVGAFALVTSEFLPVGVLNDVAADLGISAGHAGLMVTLPGIMAALAAPLLSVGIGAMDRRYLLIGLTLIMIIANMVVAYASDFSLLLFGRVLLGISIGGFWATAIALSGRLAPKGVGVAKATSIIMMGVTLATVLGVPVGTWLSGLMGWRMTFLVTALVGIPVLLAQMFLLPRLEPEKAIRIADLPALFINPQARVGLIAVLLIGLAHFAAYTYVAPFFKNSSGFDGPTIGSLLLLYGVAGVMGNVFAGFAANRSVRHTLLLVALMIGTSTALFPYFATGMSGAVMLIALWGFAFGAFPACASIWMFVVAPKDVERGMPLFVALFQVIIAVGSFFGGQIVDKMGTSVLLSLSTALVGAGFVTVLVLGRKVSNSLAAQPA, encoded by the coding sequence ATGCCAAGCGCAAGCCGGGCCCCTAGCGGCCTCCCCGAACATAATCAACAAACCGTCCTGCAGCAGTGGCTGGCGATTCTTTCCGTTGCCGTGGGCGCCTTCGCCCTGGTCACCAGCGAGTTCCTGCCGGTAGGCGTACTCAACGACGTCGCCGCCGATCTCGGCATCAGCGCCGGCCATGCCGGCCTGATGGTCACCCTGCCCGGCATCATGGCCGCCCTCGCCGCCCCGTTGCTGTCGGTGGGCATTGGCGCCATGGACCGTCGCTACCTGCTGATCGGCCTGACCCTGATCATGATCATCGCCAACATGGTGGTGGCCTACGCCAGCGACTTCAGCCTGCTGCTGTTCGGCCGCGTACTGCTGGGCATCAGCATCGGCGGCTTCTGGGCCACCGCCATCGCCCTCAGCGGCCGCCTGGCGCCCAAGGGCGTGGGCGTAGCGAAAGCCACCTCGATCATCATGATGGGCGTGACCCTGGCCACCGTCCTCGGCGTACCCGTGGGCACCTGGCTGAGCGGCCTGATGGGCTGGCGCATGACCTTCCTCGTCACCGCACTGGTGGGCATCCCGGTATTGCTTGCGCAGATGTTCCTGCTGCCCCGCCTCGAACCGGAAAAAGCCATTCGCATCGCCGACCTGCCGGCCCTGTTCATCAACCCACAAGCCCGGGTCGGCTTGATCGCCGTATTGCTGATCGGCCTGGCGCACTTTGCCGCGTACACCTACGTCGCGCCGTTCTTCAAAAACAGCTCCGGCTTCGACGGCCCGACCATCGGCTCCCTGCTGCTGCTCTACGGCGTGGCCGGCGTAATGGGCAACGTCTTCGCCGGCTTCGCCGCCAACCGCAGCGTGCGCCATACCTTGTTGCTGGTGGCCCTGATGATCGGCACCAGCACCGCCCTGTTCCCCTACTTCGCCACCGGCATGAGCGGCGCCGTGATGCTGATCGCACTGTGGGGCTTTGCTTTCGGTGCCTTCCCGGCGTGCGCGAGTATCTGGATGTTTGTGGTTGCGCCCAAGGATGTGGAACGTGGCATGCCGCTGTTCGTCGCGTTGTTCCAGGTGATCATTGCCGTCGGCTCGTTCTTTGGCGGGCAGATTGTCGACAAGATGGGCACTTCGGTGCTGTTGAGTTTGTCGACCGCGTTGGTGGGCGCCGGGTTTGTGACGGTGCTGGTGTTGGGGCGCAAGGTGAGTAATAGCCTGGCGGCCCAGCCTGCCTAA